Below is a window of Streptomyces genisteinicus DNA.
CGCCCATGATGAGCGCGTACTGCGCCTCCAAGGCGGGGGTGGAGTCCTTCGCGCAGGCACTGCGCGCGGAGGTCGCGCCGCAGGGCATCGGCGTCGGGATCGCGTATCTGCACTGGACGCGCACGGAGATGACCCGGGACATCGACGAGCACCCGGTGCTGGTGGCGCTGCGGTCCTCGCAGCCGCGTTTCGCCGCGCGGGTGCACCCGCCCGAGGAGGTCGCCCGGCAACTGCGGCGGGGCATCGCCCGGCGCGCCACCAGCATCCACTGCCCGCCCTGGCTGCGGCTCCTCCAGCCGTTGCGCCCGCTGTTCCCGCCGCTGGTGGCCCATGTGTCCCGCAGGCACCTGAAGCTCCTCGACGACGCCGAACTCGCCCGGACCTCGGGGGTTCTGGGCGCGGGGGGCGCGGCGGACTGGGGCGCCCGCCCGGGGTAGGCCGT
It encodes the following:
- a CDS encoding SDR family oxidoreductase gives rise to the protein MDDGLPQRRVAVVTGAARGIGAALSRELAARGLRVALLGREVDALRAVAAGLPWDARCFGADVTDRAAMADTADRVAREMGPASVVVANAGIAATGPFADADPDLWERVVDVNLLGSAGTARVFLPHLARTRGYFLQIASTASFGSAPMMSAYCASKAGVESFAQALRAEVAPQGIGVGIAYLHWTRTEMTRDIDEHPVLVALRSSQPRFAARVHPPEEVARQLRRGIARRATSIHCPPWLRLLQPLRPLFPPLVAHVSRRHLKLLDDAELARTSGVLGAGGAADWGARPG